The sequence below is a genomic window from Salinispira pacifica.
TCGGGGCCCGGCGTGCCGGATTCCAGCAGTTTTGCCGATGTGTGGAAGGTGATACGTAAATATCAGATTGAAAAAGAACTGCCGGACCGGATTCTTGAACATTTTCGCCGGGGACTGGAAGGGGATGTGCCCGAAACTCCCAAGCCCGGATCCGAACTGTTCAGAAAGGTGCGAACGGTAATTCTGGGTAATAACCGGGCATCGCTGAATGCAGCCGCCGAATGTGCGGCCCGCAGAGGCATGCAAACGCTTATTCTCACATCCCGGCTCACCGGCGAAGCCCGGGAAATGGCGAAGCTGTTTGCGGCCATGGCAATGGATCCTCCGGACCGGAACCTTGTGATTTTCGCCGGGGGTGAGACAACCGTTACCATCCGGGGGCGGGGACGTGGAGGAAGGAACCAGGAGTTGGCTCTGTCTTATCTCAATGAAATGATCCGTTGGGGAGAGGACGCTCTTGGCAGCAGTCCCTGGTTTCTCGCCGCCGGATCAGACGGAAACGACGGGCCCACCGATGCCGCCGGGGCGATTATCGGTCCAGAAGAAATACGAAGGCTTTCAGGCGGACCGGATATCCAGGAGTATCTGAGTCATAACAACTCCTATCAGTATCTTGCGGAGCAGGAAATTGTATACAAAACAGGCCCGACCAATACCAATGTCTGCGATTTCTGTTTTCTCTACATCCCCTGATATGAGCTTCTCTCCGGCATTTTTCCCTATCTTTTTTGCGGCGTTTTCGTTCATTTTTCAGTCATTTTTCGGGCATTTTCCGTAAAAATCCGGAATACACAACGTGTTCTGCGGAGTATATGGAAACACAGGGAATTTGAAAAAAAAATGAACCTTCCGGCCGTCAGAAGCGTCTATAGAGTCAGATGAAATCAATTCTGATCAGATTGAATAACGACGGAGGAATTCATGAAGACAGCACAACGGAACATAACCGGGAAAGACGGAATGCAGATCGGCGGTAATGCTGTGAAAAGAATAGCCATTATTCTGCTGATACTCAGTTCGGCTGCAGCGGTCTGGGCTGAAGATAATTCGCCGGAAGCTGAGCTGCTTGGCAGCCTGGAGCGTCTTGGCATAACGGAGGATGAACTTTCTACCATAACTGAAATTCAGCAGGAGTATGCTGACAGCCGGAACATACCCATGGCTGAAATAGAAATACTCCGGGCCAGAGTATCCCGGGAGCTGCTGGCAGATGAACCGGATCTCAGAGAGGTGGAAAATCTTATCCGGGAAAGTCTGGACTATGAGCTTGAGATCCGCATGGCCGAGATAGTCAGAGAACTTGGGATGCAGCAGGTTCTGGGACCACGG
It includes:
- a CDS encoding glycerate kinase type-2 family protein, yielding MKAFMEELYEEAVKRADPFQMIRDRVRYENESVYILDGDGEIHIPLSGINRILFTGAGKASAPMARAMEITFEECETAMEGLVAVKYGHTAETEFIRLKEAGHPIPDEHSVQAAREISSLLETADEKTLVFNLISGGGSSLLARPYPGIAYEQFQEMVRVLLECGADIHELNTLRKHASGMKGGRMAEIAHPAVFVNILLSDVVGDDPQVIASGPGVPDSSSFADVWKVIRKYQIEKELPDRILEHFRRGLEGDVPETPKPGSELFRKVRTVILGNNRASLNAAAECAARRGMQTLILTSRLTGEAREMAKLFAAMAMDPPDRNLVIFAGGETTVTIRGRGRGGRNQELALSYLNEMIRWGEDALGSSPWFLAAGSDGNDGPTDAAGAIIGPEEIRRLSGGPDIQEYLSHNNSYQYLAEQEIVYKTGPTNTNVCDFCFLYIP